The following is a genomic window from Anaerolineales bacterium.
CCGCGGACTTGCTGGGTTTTCTGCTTACTTTGGGAGCTGTGTTGCTAATTAACCAGATCGTGCCGCTGTTCAGGCCGGATTTGTATGACCTGAAATATTTGGTGGTCCTATTGATTTGTTGGGGATTTTTGGTCACCAGCCGGTTGTACCCCGGGGTGGGGGTGAACCCCGCGGATGAGATCCGCCTGGTGACGCAATCGATCAGCCTGGGGGTTTTGATAGGGTTAGCGATCTTCACAGCATTCGACTTGGGTTGGGTGGCAAATGCCTGGACGTTTTTGCTGGCCTGGCTGGAGGCGATTTTTGCGGTGATCGTTTGCCGCTGGGTGATAAAGATCCTGGCATCCCGGGCTGGGTGGTGGGGCGAGCCCGTGATTGTGGTTGGGAGGGATGCAAACACTGATCAAGTAGTGCAGTTCCTTCTCAACCGTCGGCGACTAGGTTTTGTGCCTGTAAGTGCTGTATTGAAACAAGTTCGTATGAATGTTGTGCCCAGCTCCTCGCTAAACAGCTTAGAGAGCATGTCCGATGATTATTATCGTAAAGCGGGTATTCATACCGTGATAGTGAATAACTTAATGGAGTTGGGCTTGAAGCCCACAGCTGTTGAGCGGTTATTCAAGTTGTTTGAGAATGTGGTCCTCATCGCAAGCACCGAATTGTTTGAAGGTGCCTCTATGAAAGTTCATGATCTTGAAGGACTTCTCGGGATCGAAACCAAAAAAGCAAAACCTAGCTTTCAAGCCTTGTTGCTGAAACGGGCAATGGATATTGTTTTGGCAATTTTGCTGGGGCTGATAGTTGCGCCAGCTTGTTTGGTCATTACGATATTTATTCGCCTGGAAGGGCCGGGGCCTATCTTTTTCTATCAAGACCGTGTGGGTGTCAGTGGGAGAGTTTTCAGGATGTTCAAGTTCCGCACCATGGGGATTAATGCTGAGCAGCGATTGGCAGCTTACTTGGAGGGCAATCCGGACGCTCGAGCGGAGTGGGAACGAGACCAGAAATTGCGCCAAGACCCTCGCTTAACCAGAGTTGGAAAGTTCTTGCGGAAATGGAGTCTGGATGAACTGCCGCAGCTGGTTAATGTTTTTCTAGGGGAAATGAGTTTTGTTGGACCTAGGCCAATGCTCGTGAGCCAGGTTTCCCTTTATGGCAAAGGAATCAATGCCTATTATTCAATGCGGCCAGGACTCACAGGGATGTGGCAGGTGTCAGGAAGGAACAAGACTACATTTGCTGAACGTGCAAGTTTTGATAGCTATTACACTAGAAATTGGTCAACTTGGTTGGATCTTTATATATTGTTGAGAACAGTGTGGGTAGTTTTCAGAAAAGATGGTGCGCTTTAAGTTTGCAGTCTCAATAGCTATGTTTGACCTTATAGTTGCTAAATTGTAGTTGTAACGGCTGCGGGGCATGGAACTTTGAGTGATCCGGTTTGTCGTTTGCTAGGAAAAAATTCCAAAATGTGACCTTC
Proteins encoded in this region:
- the wbaP gene encoding undecaprenyl-phosphate galactose phosphotransferase WbaP translates to MWLLMFAADLLGFLLTLGAVLLINQIVPLFRPDLYDLKYLVVLLICWGFLVTSRLYPGVGVNPADEIRLVTQSISLGVLIGLAIFTAFDLGWVANAWTFLLAWLEAIFAVIVCRWVIKILASRAGWWGEPVIVVGRDANTDQVVQFLLNRRRLGFVPVSAVLKQVRMNVVPSSSLNSLESMSDDYYRKAGIHTVIVNNLMELGLKPTAVERLFKLFENVVLIASTELFEGASMKVHDLEGLLGIETKKAKPSFQALLLKRAMDIVLAILLGLIVAPACLVITIFIRLEGPGPIFFYQDRVGVSGRVFRMFKFRTMGINAEQRLAAYLEGNPDARAEWERDQKLRQDPRLTRVGKFLRKWSLDELPQLVNVFLGEMSFVGPRPMLVSQVSLYGKGINAYYSMRPGLTGMWQVSGRNKTTFAERASFDSYYTRNWSTWLDLYILLRTVWVVFRKDGAL